The window AttgtaatgcaaaaaaaatttaatttttaaacaaaatgttcaTGATACTGAAGGTCACAATACAAAGTTCATAAACACAGTACAACACAAGCAAGTTGAAAAGCCTTTTTGATTGGAAGTGATTTTTAATACAAAGACCAGATGCCAACAATACTTATTGTACAAAGTTTGACAGTGGATTTATATACTGAATTCCCtgaaaattttctcattttgagGAAATATTGAATATTAAGGTAATGCCTGAAGTGGATTCAAGAAATTCAGAGTTACATTTGTCTCCACCCTCAATTCTAAGCACTTGGATTGGGTTTCTCAATACAAAATGGATAGTAAAGGCACACTGTGGTTTGAAAGCAAGGCTGGAGATTATAGCCTTTACACTCTCTGCATTTTGTCTGGGTGTTCTACAAACACTCAAACTTGCAGCGAAAATAAGCTAACCCTCTTGAGGGGGCACAGAATGAACCAATATTAAAGTCTGCAAAAAATGTAACCCATTTAACCTATAAAGCAATATTACTATTCTTACGCATTTCCTTTGAGGTTacacattttagaaataaagtACCTTTCTGCAagttatttctgttatttcactCCTGACAGAACTAGTGTAAAATGCATGTTTAAGATCATTATTCACCTTCATCAGTTTGGCTGATTATGGGAAAGGACAGATGCACTGCTAAAAAGTTGAAGCTATTGGCCAAGTCAGTTACTTGCTTGTTTAACTTTTTCAACACAGCTTTCCAATtgagaaaaaaaggtttaatgAAAATGCTTgattaatcttttaaaaattactagaCTGCAAGTCTTGTGTGTCAAATTCTGGCATAAAGTGTTCTTAAATATTAAGTTATAAAGTCCAGACAGGCCTATTGCAATTATTAACACAAGTCTTGCCACAGGGCTGTAAATCAATGCACTCTGGTTTAATCACATCTACCACAACCAGCTCTGTTGGTGAAGCATGTCAATTCCTATGGGACTATTATGCAACTCAAAATTAGTTGACAGAGTTTGGAGTTATATACAGACACTATGAAAGATTATGTGCAGACCAGTGCTGCTGGAACAAACACAACTAACCAGTTTACACCAAACATTTCTAAAACTACACAGAAAGCAGTAATTTTACCACATTTTGGTTCCCTGAGAAGAAAAGTGCTTAACTACAAAGGTCTTTGGAATGCCATCAGTACAGTGAATAAACATTCACCTCTTGCACTGCTACTGCAGAGACATCTCCTACTTCCATGTTGATCAGACTTGTTTGGGCATTTTCATTCAAAATAAACCTTACACTCCACAAAACTGGAAGTGGAATGGGAACAAGAGATGACTAAAAGTAGTCTAGTACTAAAACTGGTTTTATCTGTGATGATTTGTTATTTCAAACTGGAATGCATAGTTAGCCCACTCATGAAGACAAAATCATTAAGAGCACAGTTTACATCATCTGTTTAACCCATAATTGAGATTGTTtttgaaactttaaaataatacagaatgttttcaaatatgtttttgGAAAgtatgcaatttttttccccaggggTGTAACTTACATTTATAGTGGACATGACAAACATCATGAAAATTAAGACTTCAAATACAATAAAACAGCACACAGCAGAAGAATGAAGTCAGGAACCATTTTATTTCCATCCAGTTTTGCATGTATTAAGGATGGTATAAGAGTTTATCCCACCACTATAATTTATGAAATTATTACATCCCTAGAAGAGGCAAAGCTTATAATGCTTCCTGTCTTTTCCTCCCAAGTGCTTATAAGCTGTGTGATTATTTAAGTTTCTTTCACCTGTGTCTTTCTGTCCCTGTGTAATACAAGCCTCCTTCATCTGCTCCCCTGTAACTGGGTGTGGAgaagcagcactgagggagTCAATAAggagaaattataaaaatattcatcaGCAACATACACTACACTAACACCTGGGATGCTCACAACATACAGAAGACAACTTTGCAACTGCTTTGTGTGGTTTGCCACCGTTGTCTCTGGAGATCAGTAATGTAAGATTGGGTGTCTGGTACACAAGTACAACAGATTCTTCTGATTCCTCCCAATTTCAAGGCAAcagtttattttgtgtttaCTATTTTTAAGACTAAATGCTGAAGCTGGTTCTAAGTATTTAATAGCAAGATTCAAATGGCATCTCCCACAATTACTGAATTAATGCTTAGTACTTGTCAAAAGCTTCAAAAATTATGTTGCAAAATTACTCTCAGTATATCCCATGCAATTAAACTGCTCAAATGGTTTAAAATCTTAATTAATACATTCTAAGTTAGTGAAGAGGTCATACTTAGAAACTAATTCCAGACTGTTCTTAGACTTCATATGGCAGGAGATGAAACTGTTTAAAATCATCACTATCAACAGAAAAAATTCTCATAGGAAAAAAGTACACACACTTTCACAATAGCCAGGCAATCACCTCTTCCATTTCAATAGTACCATAAACATTTAACTGAATTATTACAAGCAGTAGAACCTAACCAAATATGTTTCAGTTTTTTCAAACATGTTTACCTGTAAAAGCCTGCATTTTTGaatctaaataattttttcttttccaatacAATCAACTCAGTTCAATGCATTTAAGACTGACTTGTAAATTGTTCTCTCTCCTTTGTTTCTCTCTACCTATACAGATCTTTAAGAGATATTAAACAAAGAGTTGTAAAATGCAATGATGCAGTTTCATTTTAAACTTGAGACTTATCTGAGCATGTCTGCAAACGCTCTCTTACACGAAGTGGAAGTGTTTTTAACAACCTTTCTTCTACAATAAGACTATTTCGCTTTAAGAACTGACATTCTTCCAGTTCAGCAGGAAGTGATTCAAGATAGTTTCCAATGAGCTCTAAGTGAACAAGATTCAGTAGCTGACCCACAAAAGGGGACAAATTCATCAGACTGTTATTTCCCAGAAGAAGAAATTGCAGCTTTTTGCACTGAAACAATCCATCAGGCAGCATTTCAATctagaaaaaggaagagaagaacaaaaataaagtaTGTTAGAAGCTGTCAGCCCACGCACAGCTGCATGTTTTGGTATTGCccattttagtttaaaaaccCCTCTTAGTTCATGAACGGATAAGAAAAAGGCAGACTGCAATGCTTCTATTGTTATGTGATCAAGTGCTTGAGAGCACTACAATAGTTTATCATACATATTTTGTTACAAAGCTGCTCAGCTACTGGCAGGAGTCAGGCCAAGCGTGGAGGGGGAGCACATCCGCGTGTGCATGCGCAGAAGGGCATGCAAAGGTGTGCAGGTGGCAGGGGAGATAAAGAGGCTGCTGTCTCCTAAGAATCACTTAATGAAGGACAAACACAGACTGTGGAGAGACACTAGCAGCCTCTGTGCTGTGAAACCTGTACAAGCAGTTATCTGTGCAGTACAGTAGTCCTGGTCCACACTACTGACATGTAACTTCCACACCCACCCTCATCACTGAAAACAATCATAAGCTTCAAAAGAAGTCTGAAGTCACAAGCCCGAGTCCCACACAAGTAAGCAAGACAGGTTAGCACTGCTGATGAGGTTACTAACcataattattttcctcttcccaACTAGACAGCTGAGCTGCTCATCAACTAGCTGTTGATTCACTACATTCTTCAGTTTCACATTTTAAGGTAAAAATTAACATTGTTCACTTCCATTAAAATACCACTTCAGATACACagctgcagggaaaaggaagataTGTTTCTGCAGCCACACTCACCGTGACATGCTATCTCTGCATCAAGCTCTTAAGCTGTTACAGACCAGGATAGTGCTTATTCAGTATTATGTGAGCTTTGCTGATATGTTTGAGTAATTAAACAAGAACCACCccttttcttcagctttctggGTTTACTTTAATCATGAAGACCACAAAATCATTTTGAGCCAGAGGTGTTCCAGATGAAATAGCAGGTTAAGTTTTGGATGTGGGTTTTCTTTGAGTAGTAATTCAAAGTTCTACTTACGTGGTTCTTTGTCAAAGCCAAGTACTGCAGATTGGTCAGAAAACCGATTTCTTCAGGGATGGAGGTTAGCTTATTATAGCTAAGATCCAAATAGTGTAATTTTTTACAAAGAAACAGCTGCAATggaacatttttaatattattataatttagATACAATTGTTCCAGGTTTGATAATGCACCAATCTGCACTGGGACATATGAAATACTGTTGTGCCACAATTTTAAGCAAGAAAGATTCTTAAGATGTTGAAAACTAATTATTTCTTCCACTGTTctgagattattttcttttaagtcaATTTCATGCAAATTGTTTAGGGTAAAAATGGAATGAGGAATGCGCTCTAAATCACAGCAGATTAACTCCAAGGTTCTCAGGTTTACCAGCTTCTTCAGGTTATTTAGCACTAGCAGTTTATTTCCCTCATTGTTGACAGACAAGTGTTGTAAGGAAGGCAGAAGATCTGTAACCACTTGGGGTATACGGGAAAGGTTGTTTTTTAAGTGAATTGATCTCAGATTTTTTAGCCCCTGAAAGCCTTCATTGTATATGGAGTTGTGATGATCTAGCATGAAATGTCCTGTTAAGCACAATTCTTGTAGGTTTTTTAGATAAAAGACCCAAAAGGGAATTCTTCCCATCTCGCTAGATTTCAAGCGCAATGTTTTCAGATTTTCCTCTAAAAAGGTGACTGCTGGATAATCCATTGTAAGTGACGAATAATAAACATTGAGTTCTCTGAGATTGACAAGCTGAGTCACAGCTGAAGGAAGTTTGGCTTCAGGAATTAGTTCCAGGCTTAAGACTTCTATTTCTGCCAGTTCAAAGACACTGTCTGGAAGACCATTTAACATGAAAAGGTGAAGTTCAGTCTTGTCTTGGGAATTTCTTActagtttatttttcagtttttccactGACCATTCATTGTTAAGATTTATCTGTTTCAGTTCATTTTCACTCAAATCAGACAGGAATATTGAGAATCGTTGGGAATAAAGAGGATCATACTGATCTGCCAAGTGGAGAATAAATGCAAAATCATTCTTTACATCAGGTATATCAGtgtaattacttttttctctcaaCTTCTCAAAAGAATATTGCTTAAGTGAACTTCTTAACATCCACCACAAACTGTAAGTACAAGTTAATCCATAGAAGATCACTAAAACAACATAAAATGAAgccaaaactttaaaaatttctgCTAGTGAATAAACACACTGGTACCTTTTGTAGCCTGTAAAGGCTTGAACATTAACTACACAATCAATTTCAAGTGTAATAAATGATAAATAGTAGGGGACATAAATTACTATTATGACAACTACGAAGACTTTCACTATAATCTGTTTCATATACACTGTATATACGACATCCTTTTCTTCGGCATGTACTCtgaatttcttcactttttcaaATATAGCTTTAGCTTGTTCCCCTTCTTTTTTGTCAAGAACACTTGAATTTTCTCTTCCAGTTGTTTCCAAGCCATGTTGTGAATATGGCAGGGACTGTCTGCTGGCCCCTATGTCTCCTGAACACCCGGGTGATGAAATCACTGTTTTTGATTTGGCTATTGGCAACTTCCTCGCAGACTGCTCAGCGACTGTTTCTGAGAGGGCGCGCGTTGTCCACGGGGAATCAAAGCACTTCTGAAGAACAGCTACGAAGTGCTCAAGCCTCGAACTTGTACTAGGATAGTAAAGCCAGAAATTACTGCAAGCTGCAAAAATAAAGGTATGCAAAAGCACTAAGTATGGGAAAAATTTGGCAAACCAGTGAAGCTGTCTCTCATAACACACTGCATCAATGTAGGAATACTGCTGCCGATGGAGGTAATTCTGGATTTTAAGCGGGATGATTATCGGTGCTGGAGAGCTAGCTGACATGTTAAGGTTGGCTTTAACTAAATCCCAAGGCACAGCACAATGATTGTCAAATTCTAGCTTGCAAGGAAGACAACACAATACTCTGGTTTGAGTAATCTGGAGAGCCCCAGCGAGCACAGCAACTAGCAGCATTATCATGGTGAGGTAATACCAGAAGACATCCCACCATGGTTTTAGTATGTGGTAGGATGACTGGGCATCTGCTAAGCATTTGAGTTCTGTTAGCGTGATCATGACTTTCACCTGTGAGAGaacagcagctggcagagggaaaaaaaaagaaaagacttaGTCAGAGAATTGTTAAAAACAATTTATCTCACCATTAAATACTTGAAGCTTATTACTATTTTCAGAGTTTTAAATATGTGTAACATTTGGCCGAGCCTCCAGGGCTTAGCTAAAGGATCCAAGAACTCCTGACACCTGACCCTAGCCATCATCTCACGGACTGATTTTAAGGAAAGGTACTTGgaatacaacaaaaataaacagtgaAATTATTGTCAGAGATTTGGAGAAAGTGTTTTTTGACCAAACATTTGGGTACTGTTCAATTAGAAGCAACAAGCAGGCATAAGTTAAAGAAGTGGCTGACATATTACTAGCCGTCTTCAACTGCCATCCTACTTAGATAACAGAAGTGATTTCTTATTTGTGAAAAATTCCAAAATCAGAGTGATACATTAACATGATGGCTCTTGTAATCTAGAATTTTCTACCAGATTAAATAATTcttcccaattaaaaaaaaatattttgcattacaTACTCTTATATAATTCTTCTCCCATCAAGAGAATT of the Pithys albifrons albifrons isolate INPA30051 chromosome 10, PitAlb_v1, whole genome shotgun sequence genome contains:
- the LRRC8B gene encoding volume-regulated anion channel subunit LRRC8B, coding for MITLTELKCLADAQSSYHILKPWWDVFWYYLTMIMLLVAVLAGALQITQTRVLCCLPCKLEFDNHCAVPWDLVKANLNMSASSPAPIIIPLKIQNYLHRQQYSYIDAVCYERQLHWFAKFFPYLVLLHTFIFAACSNFWLYYPSTSSRLEHFVAVLQKCFDSPWTTRALSETVAEQSARKLPIAKSKTVISSPGCSGDIGASRQSLPYSQHGLETTGRENSSVLDKKEGEQAKAIFEKVKKFRVHAEEKDVVYTVYMKQIIVKVFVVVIIVIYVPYYLSFITLEIDCVVNVQAFTGYKRYQCVYSLAEIFKVLASFYVVLVIFYGLTCTYSLWWMLRSSLKQYSFEKLREKSNYTDIPDVKNDFAFILHLADQYDPLYSQRFSIFLSDLSENELKQINLNNEWSVEKLKNKLVRNSQDKTELHLFMLNGLPDSVFELAEIEVLSLELIPEAKLPSAVTQLVNLRELNVYYSSLTMDYPAVTFLEENLKTLRLKSSEMGRIPFWVFYLKNLQELCLTGHFMLDHHNSIYNEGFQGLKNLRSIHLKNNLSRIPQVVTDLLPSLQHLSVNNEGNKLLVLNNLKKLVNLRTLELICCDLERIPHSIFTLNNLHEIDLKENNLRTVEEIISFQHLKNLSCLKLWHNSISYVPVQIGALSNLEQLYLNYNNIKNVPLQLFLCKKLHYLDLSYNKLTSIPEEIGFLTNLQYLALTKNHIEMLPDGLFQCKKLQFLLLGNNSLMNLSPFVGQLLNLVHLELIGNYLESLPAELEECQFLKRNSLIVEERLLKTLPLRVRERLQTCSDKSQV